The following coding sequences are from one Campylobacter sp. RM16187 window:
- a CDS encoding methyl-accepting chemotaxis protein, whose translation MHSNSNNLSKSLPSTVQLMKEVESKNFDENGLISYVNQENQNVFAKILPLNSESWLAVAEIEGDTFSNNTIPILRTQAILAIIFVIALSAFVYILLKKSLNPIKAIQDKLNDVFKFVTYEAKAPKKLGIGTNDEFGVMSRVINENIDKVIDGIKKDNMMIDELNSVANLMIRGNLGVKISSDPNNPSLLELKNLLNTFFASISENLKDITKVLSLYTKNDFTQKVELREGLESDLKDMVMGVKNMGDVICKMLQDNLNEAQMLEEKANILAKSMRELTDGTNIQANSLQESAAAVEQMSSSMNAISQKAEDVTRQSEEIKNIIVIIRDIADQTNLLALNAAIEAARAGEHGRGFAVVADEVRKLAERTQKSLSEIEANANVLAQSINEMSESIKEQAEGISMINKSISQIDDMTHQNIRIVDKTNEVTREVDKMSKIILADVRINKF comes from the coding sequence ATGCATTCAAATTCAAATAATTTGTCAAAATCCCTACCTTCGACAGTGCAACTTATGAAAGAGGTTGAGAGTAAAAATTTTGATGAAAATGGATTGATTTCTTATGTAAATCAAGAAAATCAAAATGTATTTGCTAAAATTTTACCTTTAAATAGCGAGAGTTGGTTGGCTGTAGCAGAGATTGAGGGTGATACTTTCAGTAACAATACTATACCTATTTTAAGAACCCAAGCTATTTTGGCGATAATATTTGTGATAGCTCTTTCAGCGTTTGTATACATATTGCTTAAAAAATCGCTAAATCCAATAAAAGCTATCCAAGATAAGCTAAATGACGTATTTAAATTTGTGACCTATGAGGCGAAAGCTCCTAAAAAGTTAGGAATAGGCACAAATGATGAATTTGGAGTCATGAGTAGGGTTATAAATGAAAATATAGATAAGGTTATAGATGGCATTAAGAAAGACAATATGATGATAGATGAGCTAAATAGTGTTGCAAATTTGATGATAAGAGGAAATTTGGGTGTGAAAATTTCATCCGATCCAAATAATCCATCACTTTTGGAGTTAAAAAATTTATTAAATACATTTTTTGCTTCTATATCTGAAAATTTAAAAGATATTACAAAGGTCTTAAGCCTATATACAAAAAATGATTTTACTCAAAAAGTAGAGCTTAGAGAGGGTCTTGAAAGTGATTTGAAAGATATGGTTATGGGTGTTAAAAATATGGGAGATGTAATTTGTAAGATGCTCCAAGACAATCTAAATGAGGCTCAGATGCTCGAGGAAAAGGCTAATATTTTGGCTAAATCTATGAGGGAGCTCACCGACGGAACCAACATCCAAGCAAATTCTCTTCAAGAAAGTGCTGCAGCAGTAGAACAGATGTCAAGCTCAATGAATGCTATAAGTCAAAAAGCAGAAGATGTAACAAGACAATCAGAAGAGATAAAAAACATAATAGTAATAATAAGAGATATAGCAGATCAAACAAATTTACTAGCACTTAACGCAGCAATAGAAGCAGCACGTGCAGGAGAACACGGAAGAGGCTTTGCGGTAGTTGCAGATGAAGTTAGAAAACTAGCGGAAAGAACTCAAAAATCACTAAGTGAGATAGAGGCTAATGCAAATGTCCTAGCTCAAAGCATAAATGAGATGAGTGAAAGTATAAAAGAGCAGGCTGAAGGCATAAGTATGATAAACAAATCCATCTCTCAAATCGATGATATGACTCATCAAAATATCAGAATAGTAGATAAAACAAATGAAGTTACTAGAGAGGTAGACAAGATGTCTAAGATAATTTTGGCCGATGTTAGGATTAATAAATTTTAA
- a CDS encoding molybdopterin-dependent oxidoreductase, which produces MNRQRRDVLKFGALLAGAPLLSKVTATNLLADELNPALVKNGTVNTAAHWGMLKVDVKDGVIVGSGPVQKTSEIPNSLQNFTADMVYKSRIKYPMVRKSYLMDPNNPKPELRGKDEWVRVRYEDAIKLVARELKKTRKEKGNQAVFAGSYGWKSSGNVHNSRILLHRFMNLSGGFVGHLGDYSTGASQVIMPHVVGSIEVYEQQTSWPLILEHSKVVVIWGANPISTLRIAWTSTDEQGFKYFEELKKSGKKVIIIDPIKSETAQYFDKAQWVTPLPNTDTAMMLGMMHYLYTSDKYDKEFISTYTVGFDKFLPYLLGKTDGVAKDLEWASKICGLKASLIKELADTFMDNRTMLMSGWGMQRAHYGEQPHWAMVTLAAMLGQIGLPGGGFGLSYHYSNGGAPTCKGGVLSGMNSASVGNFNEAGEFIGSVTGSFDENGKFIGKTTSSGGTGQSWLSKATEYVFPLARIAEALLNPGKTIDHNGKKITYPDIDFIYWVGGNPFCHHQDTNTLVKAWQKPRTIVVNEPYWTPTAKMADIVFPATTQYERNDITMTGDYSNMNIVPMKQVVEKFGEARDDYQIFTDLCKAYAKNLVVAYTDNGKDEFDWIKEYYNGAYAQVKANPDLVTDMKEFNEFWNENKAVTFASTPESDQWVRFGEFREDPILNALGTPSGLIEIYSETIEKMGYDDCKAHPMWFEPIEWLGMQNKPAQFHMISAHPADRLHSQLSNTSIRDNYAVANREPIWIHEKDAKSLGVKNGDLVRVFNARGEALAGAVVTKNIMPGVVRLCEGAWYDPDMNGLCKNGSANMLTIDMPTSKLANGNISHTALVNIEKFKGEAPKLTAFSDPKFAM; this is translated from the coding sequence ATGAATAGACAAAGACGAGATGTTTTAAAATTTGGCGCACTTTTAGCCGGAGCTCCTCTGCTATCAAAGGTTACAGCCACAAATTTACTAGCCGATGAGCTAAATCCGGCCCTTGTAAAAAACGGCACCGTAAATACCGCAGCTCACTGGGGCATGCTAAAAGTGGACGTTAAAGACGGAGTTATCGTAGGCTCAGGTCCTGTGCAAAAGACAAGCGAGATACCAAACTCGCTTCAAAATTTCACAGCCGATATGGTCTATAAAAGCCGTATCAAATACCCAATGGTGCGCAAAAGCTATCTAATGGATCCAAATAACCCAAAACCAGAACTTAGAGGCAAAGACGAGTGGGTTAGAGTAAGATACGAAGATGCTATCAAGCTTGTTGCCAGAGAGCTTAAAAAGACGAGAAAAGAAAAGGGCAACCAAGCCGTATTTGCAGGAAGCTACGGTTGGAAATCAAGCGGTAACGTGCACAACTCAAGAATTTTGCTCCATAGATTTATGAACTTAAGCGGCGGATTTGTGGGTCACTTGGGCGATTATTCAACAGGAGCAAGTCAAGTTATCATGCCTCACGTTGTAGGAAGTATCGAAGTGTATGAGCAACAAACCAGCTGGCCGCTTATACTTGAGCACTCAAAAGTAGTAGTTATCTGGGGAGCAAACCCTATATCCACACTTCGCATAGCTTGGACTTCGACAGACGAGCAAGGCTTTAAATACTTTGAAGAGCTTAAAAAATCGGGTAAAAAAGTGATCATCATCGATCCTATCAAGAGCGAAACAGCTCAATACTTCGACAAAGCTCAGTGGGTAACTCCTCTGCCAAATACCGATACAGCGATGATGCTTGGTATGATGCACTACCTATATACAAGCGATAAATACGATAAAGAGTTTATCTCAACTTACACAGTGGGCTTTGATAAATTCCTTCCTTATCTGCTTGGCAAGACAGACGGCGTGGCAAAAGACCTAGAGTGGGCAAGCAAAATTTGCGGACTTAAAGCCTCGCTTATAAAAGAGCTTGCAGATACCTTTATGGATAACCGCACTATGCTAATGAGCGGATGGGGCATGCAAAGGGCTCACTACGGCGAGCAACCGCACTGGGCTATGGTAACTCTAGCTGCCATGCTTGGACAAATCGGACTTCCGGGTGGAGGCTTTGGTCTTAGCTATCACTACTCAAACGGCGGCGCACCGACTTGCAAAGGCGGCGTATTAAGCGGTATGAACAGCGCAAGCGTTGGAAATTTCAACGAAGCGGGAGAGTTTATAGGAAGCGTTACAGGTAGTTTTGATGAAAACGGTAAATTTATCGGCAAAACGACCTCTTCAGGCGGAACAGGACAAAGCTGGCTTTCAAAAGCGACAGAGTATGTATTCCCTCTAGCTAGGATAGCTGAAGCTCTGCTAAATCCGGGCAAAACGATAGATCACAACGGCAAAAAGATCACATATCCTGATATCGACTTTATCTACTGGGTCGGCGGTAATCCATTCTGCCACCACCAAGATACAAACACACTTGTAAAAGCGTGGCAAAAACCTCGCACTATCGTAGTAAACGAGCCATACTGGACACCGACTGCAAAGATGGCTGATATAGTTTTCCCTGCGACAACTCAGTATGAGAGAAACGACATCACTATGACCGGTGATTACTCAAATATGAACATTGTTCCGATGAAACAAGTTGTTGAGAAATTTGGTGAGGCAAGAGATGACTATCAAATTTTCACCGATCTATGCAAGGCTTATGCTAAAAATTTAGTCGTAGCCTACACAGATAACGGAAAAGACGAATTTGACTGGATCAAAGAGTACTATAACGGAGCATACGCTCAAGTAAAAGCAAATCCTGATCTAGTAACCGACATGAAAGAATTTAACGAATTCTGGAATGAAAACAAGGCGGTTACGTTTGCTTCGACGCCTGAGAGCGATCAGTGGGTGAGATTTGGCGAATTTAGAGAAGATCCTATCTTAAATGCGCTTGGAACACCTTCGGGACTTATCGAAATTTACTCTGAAACTATCGAAAAGATGGGATATGATGACTGCAAGGCGCACCCGATGTGGTTTGAGCCGATCGAGTGGCTAGGCATGCAAAACAAACCTGCGCAGTTCCACATGATCAGCGCTCACCCTGCAGATAGACTTCACTCGCAGCTAAGCAACACAAGCATCCGCGATAACTACGCAGTGGCAAATCGCGAGCCGATCTGGATACACGAAAAAGACGCCAAATCGCTTGGTGTAAAAAACGGCGATCTAGTTCGCGTCTTTAACGCTCGTGGCGAAGCTCTTGCCGGAGCGGTTGTGACTAAAAACATCATGCCTGGCGTTGTGAGACTTTGCGAGGGTGCTTGGTATGACCCTGATATGAACGGGCTTTGCAAAAACGGTTCGGCAAACATGCTAACCATAGATATGCCAACCAGCAAACTTGCAAACGGAAATATCTCTCATACAGCTCTTGTAAATATCGAGAAATTCAAAGGCGAGGCGCCTAAGCTAACCGCATTTAGCGATCCTAAATTCGCTATGTGA
- a CDS encoding cytochrome C, protein MKKVLLSVTLACSLFATGEVYTDVVKPLFSDATSTKSIGRLLPTNAVKISEESGDRVKIVIRGYKNPAIDNVIYYSDSQRVIAAAFAKTAKIEYKTLEKGKNGKWDKVEAVAYTTKGEFVNEVSSMFARADQLYKDNCGICHGAHATDHYTANQWPGLVKSMLSRTAIDKKDEWLITQYLQKHSSDVK, encoded by the coding sequence ATGAAGAAGGTATTACTATCAGTAACGCTAGCCTGTTCGCTATTTGCCACAGGAGAGGTTTATACGGATGTCGTTAAGCCACTTTTTTCTGATGCGACTTCAACCAAGTCTATAGGCAGACTGCTTCCAACCAACGCAGTTAAGATAAGCGAAGAGAGCGGAGATAGAGTAAAGATAGTCATCCGTGGCTATAAAAACCCTGCTATAGATAACGTGATTTATTATAGTGATTCACAGCGCGTCATAGCGGCGGCTTTTGCTAAGACGGCTAAGATCGAGTATAAAACACTTGAAAAGGGCAAAAACGGCAAATGGGACAAAGTAGAAGCAGTTGCTTACACCACAAAGGGCGAATTTGTAAATGAAGTATCTTCTATGTTCGCAAGAGCCGATCAGCTATACAAAGACAACTGCGGTATTTGTCACGGTGCTCATGCGACCGATCATTATACTGCAAACCAATGGCCGGGTCTTGTAAAATCGATGCTTAGCAGAACCGCGATAGACAAAAAAGACGAGTGGCTCATCACTCAATATCTTCAAAAACACTCTTCGGACGTGAAGTAG
- a CDS encoding response regulator transcription factor produces the protein MYSKIKEILKDVNLLLVEDDDDLREAIKSAIEHYVHEIYACRDAKEALECFGLRNINLIVSDINMPRMSGLKMASIIRKSDENVPILFLTAYDSDENMLSAIEVKSSGVLKKPFDKRELVMTMSFAANKFRSDFASVDLKNGFVFNAFTRELYKDGEVVALTKKEQALLHLFLKNQTRTVSFEMIEANVWQGEGCTSDAIRSFVYKLRKKLYPELIQSAQGRGYKLCLNEECDRTVSEVGYV, from the coding sequence ATGTATAGTAAGATAAAAGAGATATTAAAAGATGTGAATTTGCTTCTAGTTGAGGATGATGATGACTTAAGAGAGGCGATAAAAAGCGCGATAGAGCACTATGTGCATGAAATTTACGCTTGCAGAGACGCCAAAGAGGCGCTGGAGTGCTTTGGCTTGCGCAATATAAATTTGATAGTTTCTGACATCAACATGCCCAGAATGAGCGGTCTAAAAATGGCTTCGATCATCAGAAAGAGCGATGAGAACGTGCCTATTTTATTTCTAACTGCTTATGATAGCGATGAAAATATGCTAAGTGCGATCGAGGTTAAGAGCTCAGGCGTGCTTAAAAAGCCTTTTGACAAACGCGAGCTAGTGATGACAATGAGCTTTGCAGCGAATAAATTTAGAAGCGATTTTGCAAGCGTTGATCTTAAAAACGGCTTTGTGTTTAACGCATTTACAAGAGAGCTTTATAAGGACGGCGAAGTCGTGGCGCTAACCAAAAAGGAGCAAGCGCTGCTTCATCTGTTTCTTAAAAACCAGACGCGAACCGTTAGCTTTGAGATGATAGAGGCTAACGTGTGGCAAGGAGAGGGTTGCACGAGTGATGCGATACGCTCGTTTGTCTATAAACTTCGCAAGAAATTATATCCCGAGCTTATCCAGAGCGCTCAAGGTAGAGGCTACAAGCTCTGCTTAAACGAGGAGTGCGATAGGACGGTGAGCGAAGTTGGGTATGTTTGA
- a CDS encoding ATP-binding protein produces MQKVIFALFFLFGAICVGFYYASGDVKFLVLAGFLLAGVLIYLLAGNKTQSKNDVERAFAKTPNLGLLLVDENGIIKFINKKFEQIFNLKSKVYYEREFNALIANSKELECLKSFSNLKNHPYENQNFIVCIDKIFYRLNVSSVLEGGVKFDGLIITASDVTHERELEEKQAEHHRMLISNAKMAVVGEMINSISHQQRQPLSSILLSLENIEDCLNEAKFDEIKTHLSRCKNGIRLMDETISAFRSFYKNDNNIINFNVKDVINELAFIVKPQINTNGILFEFECEEGEFIVCGVPSYVKQILLSLLSNAKDELVNFMQDDIYFEPRVWVSLQRVKGEICISVSDNGSGIRGDKERIFEPFFTTKEETGTGMGLYVAKILATDKLGGRLVLESAKEPTKFALYLKREVKEADNV; encoded by the coding sequence TTGCAAAAGGTTATTTTCGCTCTATTTTTCTTGTTTGGGGCGATTTGCGTTGGGTTTTATTATGCTAGCGGCGATGTTAAATTTCTAGTTTTAGCGGGCTTTTTGCTTGCAGGAGTTTTGATATATCTACTTGCCGGCAATAAAACACAGAGCAAAAACGATGTGGAGCGAGCCTTTGCAAAGACTCCAAATCTGGGGCTTTTACTCGTAGATGAAAACGGGATAATCAAATTTATAAACAAAAAATTTGAGCAAATTTTTAATCTTAAAAGCAAGGTGTATTACGAGCGAGAATTTAACGCTCTTATCGCAAATTCCAAAGAGCTTGAGTGCTTAAAAAGCTTTTCAAATCTCAAAAACCACCCTTACGAAAATCAAAATTTCATCGTCTGTATCGATAAAATTTTTTACCGATTAAACGTCTCAAGCGTGCTTGAAGGCGGAGTGAAATTTGACGGACTTATCATCACTGCAAGTGATGTAACTCACGAAAGAGAGCTTGAAGAAAAGCAGGCTGAACATCACAGAATGCTCATATCTAACGCAAAGATGGCGGTTGTGGGCGAGATGATAAACTCCATATCTCATCAGCAGCGCCAGCCTCTTAGCTCTATCTTGCTATCGCTTGAAAACATCGAAGACTGCTTAAATGAAGCCAAGTTTGACGAGATAAAAACTCATCTAAGTCGCTGCAAAAACGGGATCAGGCTTATGGATGAGACGATAAGCGCTTTTAGAAGTTTTTATAAAAACGATAACAATATAATAAATTTTAATGTAAAAGATGTTATAAACGAGCTTGCATTTATAGTAAAGCCGCAGATAAATACGAATGGAATTTTGTTTGAGTTTGAGTGCGAAGAGGGCGAATTTATCGTTTGTGGAGTGCCTTCTTACGTAAAGCAAATTTTGCTAAGCCTGCTTTCAAACGCCAAAGATGAGCTTGTGAATTTTATGCAAGATGATATATATTTTGAGCCCAGAGTTTGGGTGAGTTTGCAAAGGGTAAAAGGCGAAATTTGCATAAGCGTAAGCGATAACGGTAGCGGCATAAGAGGGGATAAAGAGCGTATCTTTGAGCCGTTTTTTACGACTAAAGAAGAAACGGGAACGGGCATGGGGCTTTATGTGGCTAAAATTTTAGCTACCGATAAGCTTGGCGGAAGACTTGTGCTTGAAAGCGCCAAAGAGCCCACGAAATTTGCGCTTTATCTAAAAAGAGAGGTTAAAGAGGCGGATAATGTATAG
- a CDS encoding bifunctional 3,4-dihydroxy-2-butanone 4-phosphate synthase/GTP cyclohydrolase II has protein sequence MDRVEQAIADIRNGKMVVMVDDEDRENEGDLVFAGAFSDTQKVNFAITHARGVLCLAVCEEIAKRLELDLMVSKNTSCHETAFTVTIDAKAATTGVSAYERDMTIRLATDHTSKPEDFVKPGHIFPLIAKKGGVLSRTGHTEGSVDLCKYAGVTQAAVICEIVKDDGNMARRADLEEFCKKFGLNMVSVSELVEYRLKHESLISIKEKSEAKIAGFNAVKYDIIDHKDQTHFAFAFGEINKRANVKFHKTASDIELLTSAKFEDLLKSIKYLSENGGVLVFLQDEKTCDSTIKDFGIGAQILRKLGVEEIELLSSSKNREFVALGGFGLDIVEYKELN, from the coding sequence ATGGATAGAGTTGAACAAGCGATTGCCGATATAAGAAACGGCAAAATGGTCGTAATGGTCGATGATGAGGATAGAGAAAACGAAGGCGATCTTGTCTTTGCAGGTGCGTTTAGCGATACACAAAAGGTAAATTTTGCTATAACTCACGCTAGAGGCGTGCTTTGTCTTGCAGTTTGCGAGGAGATAGCAAAAAGGCTTGAGCTTGATTTGATGGTGAGTAAAAATACCTCGTGCCACGAGACAGCCTTTACCGTTACGATAGATGCAAAGGCTGCCACAACGGGAGTTAGCGCTTATGAGCGGGATATGACGATACGTTTGGCGACTGATCATACTTCTAAGCCTGAAGATTTCGTAAAGCCAGGACACATCTTCCCTCTTATAGCCAAAAAAGGCGGCGTGCTAAGTAGGACAGGTCACACAGAAGGCTCGGTTGATCTTTGCAAATACGCAGGAGTTACGCAAGCAGCGGTGATTTGTGAGATCGTAAAAGATGATGGAAATATGGCAAGAAGAGCCGATCTTGAGGAGTTCTGTAAGAAATTTGGGCTTAATATGGTCTCGGTTTCAGAGTTAGTTGAGTACAGACTAAAGCATGAGAGTTTAATAAGCATAAAAGAAAAATCAGAGGCTAAGATAGCCGGCTTTAATGCCGTTAAATACGACATAATCGACCATAAAGACCAAACGCATTTTGCATTTGCATTTGGCGAAATAAACAAGCGTGCAAATGTAAAATTTCACAAAACCGCAAGCGATATCGAGCTTTTAACCTCGGCTAAATTCGAAGATCTTTTAAAATCGATCAAGTATCTAAGCGAAAACGGTGGAGTTTTGGTATTTTTGCAAGATGAAAAAACCTGCGACAGCACTATAAAAGACTTTGGCATCGGAGCTCAAATTTTAAGAAAGCTAGGAGTTGAAGAGATCGAGCTTCTAAGCTCAAGCAAAAACCGAGAATTCGTAGCGCTTGGCGGTTTTGGGCTTGATATAGTGGAGTATAAGGAGCTTAATTAA
- a CDS encoding class I SAM-dependent methyltransferase, giving the protein MQKISFNDGISETLLINLYFRSLENEVKEPILKDEFSKEIVKSIDYDFAKFDSSDLSRVGVVIRAKFIDDALIEFAKKYDEVVIVQVGAGLDTRPLRLEAVCPNATFYDLDLPDVIALRDKLMPKAKKNFSIASSMLETAWMDELKAKHPNAKFAFALEGVSMYFEKEVFKEFVLNLAKRFEGIVALDLINKFTANMDSRKHDTLKFMKKAVVFKMGIEDPSEVEEWDKTAIKHLKTGTMMDKHKNRWSLRGRIFGLIPAFRNSCRMFVFKIN; this is encoded by the coding sequence ATGCAAAAGATTTCTTTTAATGATGGCATCTCAGAGACTCTGCTTATAAACTTATATTTTAGAAGCCTTGAAAACGAAGTAAAAGAGCCGATTTTAAAGGATGAGTTTTCAAAAGAGATAGTTAAGAGTATAGATTATGATTTTGCCAAATTTGATTCAAGCGATCTAAGCCGTGTAGGAGTCGTGATAAGGGCGAAATTTATCGATGATGCGCTTATAGAATTTGCTAAGAAGTATGATGAAGTCGTTATCGTGCAGGTTGGCGCGGGGCTAGATACCAGACCGCTTAGACTTGAAGCGGTGTGTCCAAATGCTACCTTTTACGACCTTGATCTACCCGATGTAATAGCGCTTCGCGATAAGCTCATGCCAAAAGCCAAGAAAAACTTTAGTATCGCTAGCTCCATGCTTGAAACCGCTTGGATGGATGAGCTTAAAGCAAAGCATCCAAATGCCAAATTTGCCTTTGCCTTAGAGGGCGTTTCGATGTATTTTGAAAAAGAGGTTTTTAAAGAGTTTGTTCTGAATTTGGCTAAGAGATTTGAAGGCATAGTCGCGCTTGATCTTATAAATAAATTTACTGCAAATATGGATTCTAGAAAGCATGATACGCTTAAATTTATGAAAAAAGCCGTAGTTTTTAAAATGGGTATAGAAGATCCAAGCGAGGTTGAAGAGTGGGACAAAACTGCGATAAAACATCTAAAAACAGGCACAATGATGGATAAGCACAAAAACAGATGGAGCCTTAGGGGCAGAATTTTTGGTCTGATTCCTGCTTTTAGAAACTCTTGCAGGATGTTTGTGTTTAAGATAAATTGA
- a CDS encoding MFS transporter, with translation MNLPIKILNFKAQIAFLIISLNMAQYISVGFFSESLAAILRQDGLSLEKIGAVYFIGLFYGFRFLWAPFVEFAVAKMGGVYKNFITVVLMLMIVSLGITAFLNVRENLSFILAMAGMLGFLSATSAIASSALIIKISTPQNLAGANSLAASGNFIGHVLGTGVTLIIYSNFGWKASTIFLIFLTIVALFMIATFKERPRELERGQNRVSFKSMALFFKDKKFWLSVLMIQGIGVCMSFGLINPILVDSGRGLDEIGKVVHIYGLCGVIIGSITASYLINKLGNIKTMILAMPIQAFGILTLLLPILGYANLIILILVCQICFAVYTIGAVSISTMIMSKATKSPVSECALQSSISMLFQYLSFALGFVIASFVGYKATVVFSSIVCLGVFFYILKFKKFI, from the coding sequence TTGAATTTGCCTATTAAAATTTTAAATTTCAAAGCCCAAATCGCCTTTTTGATAATCTCTTTAAATATGGCTCAATACATAAGCGTCGGGTTTTTCTCCGAAAGCTTGGCGGCCATACTTAGGCAAGACGGACTCAGCTTAGAAAAGATAGGCGCGGTATATTTTATAGGATTATTTTATGGATTTAGATTTTTGTGGGCGCCGTTTGTGGAATTTGCAGTCGCAAAAATGGGTGGAGTTTATAAAAATTTTATTACGGTTGTCTTAATGCTAATGATAGTATCTCTTGGGATAACTGCGTTTTTAAACGTCAGAGAAAATTTGAGCTTTATTCTTGCTATGGCGGGTATGCTTGGCTTTTTGTCCGCCACTTCGGCTATAGCTTCAAGTGCTTTAATTATTAAAATTTCAACTCCTCAAAATTTAGCAGGCGCAAATTCGCTAGCCGCTAGCGGAAATTTCATAGGTCATGTTTTAGGAACAGGCGTTACGCTGATCATATATTCAAATTTTGGCTGGAAAGCTTCCACTATATTTTTGATATTTCTTACCATTGTTGCTCTTTTTATGATTGCAACTTTTAAAGAGCGACCAAGAGAACTTGAAAGAGGGCAAAATCGAGTTAGCTTTAAAAGTATGGCGTTATTTTTCAAAGATAAGAAATTTTGGCTAAGTGTGTTGATGATACAAGGCATCGGAGTGTGCATGTCTTTTGGACTAATCAATCCTATACTTGTCGATAGCGGACGAGGTCTTGACGAGATAGGCAAAGTAGTGCACATATACGGGCTTTGCGGTGTTATCATAGGTAGCATTACGGCAAGCTATCTTATAAACAAATTAGGCAATATTAAGACTATGATTTTGGCTATGCCTATTCAAGCTTTTGGGATTTTAACACTACTTTTGCCGATTTTAGGATATGCGAATTTAATAATATTAATCCTTGTGTGTCAAATTTGCTTTGCCGTATATACTATAGGCGCCGTAAGCATCTCAACTATGATAATGAGCAAAGCCACAAAATCTCCGGTAAGCGAGTGCGCCTTGCAAAGTAGCATAAGTATGTTATTTCAGTATTTGTCGTTTGCTCTTGGCTTTGTTATCGCCTCTTTTGTGGGGTATAAAGCAACGGTCGTTTTTTCGTCTATTGTTTGCTTGGGCGTCTTTTTTTATATTTTAAAATTTAAGAAATTTATCTAG